The following proteins are encoded in a genomic region of Arthrobacter jiangjiafuii:
- a CDS encoding CapA family protein: protein MGAQTVQTSAARPGTRLGTRLGTAPGARAAAATAAVLLSAAAAGCAPAAPAPDTAPSSTAGLETPAPVPTVDPTPGLGPDCPAVRCFSVMVAGDLLVHPQLWDQAAADGAASGRLPMDFEPLLEGQRAYLGAADLGICHMETPVAEAAGPYAGYPLFNVPPQILSAAQAVGYDACTTASNHTVDAGTPGLNRTLATLDGLGLARTGSYATEAEAAELMILQAAAGKVAVIEATYGLNGMSTEFDWQVDLLDPAAMITKARAARAAGADVVIGAIHAGDEYASVPNAQQTETAHALADSGEFDFIYGHHSHSVLPIENYNGTWIAYGLGNAVTELSPWYDVNNEGLILRAQFGGGGDGGWALTDLAWAPSVIVRDPYRWCSVAADLPQGQCAPEGRQAAVRERTVSVVESMGAAEAGAHEWLVSREPGAG, encoded by the coding sequence ATGGGTGCACAGACGGTTCAGACTTCAGCGGCACGGCCAGGAACACGGCTGGGAACACGGCTGGGAACAGCGCCGGGAGCACGGGCAGCGGCAGCAACAGCGGCAGTCCTGCTGTCGGCGGCTGCGGCCGGCTGCGCGCCCGCCGCACCAGCCCCGGACACCGCGCCGTCCTCCACCGCCGGCCTGGAAACGCCCGCGCCGGTTCCCACTGTGGACCCGACACCGGGACTGGGTCCGGATTGCCCGGCCGTGCGGTGTTTTTCCGTCATGGTTGCCGGGGACCTGCTGGTCCATCCCCAGCTCTGGGATCAGGCCGCAGCCGACGGCGCGGCCTCGGGCCGGCTGCCCATGGATTTCGAGCCGCTGCTCGAAGGGCAGCGGGCCTATCTGGGCGCCGCGGACCTGGGCATCTGCCACATGGAAACACCGGTGGCCGAGGCGGCGGGCCCCTATGCCGGCTATCCGCTGTTCAATGTTCCGCCGCAGATCCTCTCCGCCGCCCAGGCCGTGGGATATGACGCCTGCACCACCGCCAGCAACCACACGGTGGACGCCGGCACGCCGGGCCTGAACCGGACCCTGGCCACTCTGGACGGCCTGGGGCTGGCACGCACCGGCTCCTATGCCACTGAAGCCGAGGCGGCCGAGCTGATGATCCTGCAGGCAGCGGCGGGCAAAGTCGCGGTGATTGAAGCCACCTATGGGCTGAACGGCATGAGCACGGAATTCGACTGGCAGGTGGACCTGCTGGATCCGGCCGCCATGATCACCAAGGCCCGCGCCGCGCGGGCAGCCGGTGCCGACGTCGTCATCGGGGCCATCCACGCCGGCGACGAATACGCATCGGTGCCCAATGCCCAGCAGACCGAAACGGCGCACGCGCTGGCCGACAGCGGCGAGTTCGACTTCATCTACGGCCACCACAGCCACTCGGTGCTGCCGATTGAAAACTACAACGGCACCTGGATCGCGTACGGGCTGGGCAACGCCGTCACCGAACTCTCGCCCTGGTACGACGTCAACAACGAGGGGCTGATTCTGCGCGCCCAGTTCGGCGGGGGCGGCGACGGCGGCTGGGCACTCACGGACCTGGCCTGGGCCCCGTCGGTAATCGTCCGGGATCCGTACCGCTGGTGCTCAGTCGCCGCTGACCTTCCGCAGGGACAGTGCGCCCCCGAGGGCCGGCAGGCGGCGGTACGGGAGCGCACCGTTTCGGTGGTGGAATCGATGGGGGCCGCCGAGGCAGGCGCCCACGAATGGCTCGTGAGCCGCGAGCCTGGAGCGGGGTAG